The following is a genomic window from Stenotrophomonas maltophilia.
GTAGTACTGGTAGCTGCCCAGCGCGGTCCATTGCCCCAGGCTGCCCTGTAGATCGGCGCCATAACGCAGGGCATTGTCCTGCTGCTCGCCGCCACTGTAGGTCAGGCTGTTGCGCAGCATCAGCCCGGTACTGCCCTGCGCCGGCACCTGCAGGTAACGTCCACCCGCAGTGGCGCGGTGGCCGTCGCTGCTCAGCAGGGACACCAGCGAGTTGCCCAGGCTGTAGTGCAGCGCCGCCAGCCCTTGCGATGCTGCAGACTGCTTCCCCAACGGCACCGGCTCGGCCAGGTAGGCCGCCCAGCGCTCGCGCTCGGCCGCCGGCAATGCGCTGTCGTAGCTGTCACCGAAAGCCAGCAGTTGCAAGCGGTTGTCTTCGTGCAGCAGGACCTCGGCATCGCCAAGGAAGGTGCCATCCAGTTCCACCCGCACACTCAACGGCGTACCGAACAGATGCTCACGGAACTCGGCCGGCATGCGCTCGCGTTGCTGCTGCAGCGTATGCAGTGCTGCTTCGGCGCGGGCATGGCGGGGCACCATGGCAAGCAGCGCGATGGCACCGGCAACCGCTACGGCAAGCGCAGCAGGGCGTTGAATAGGGGGCATTGGGGCATTCCATGGCGGGGCAGGCAGTACGGCGGGGACGCGCCTGCGTCCCCGCCTTGTGGGATGTGTTACGGGGTGCTTTCGAACATCATGTAGACCTGGCCGGCGTAGTTGCCTTCCACGTAGCCGGTGCCCGGCTTGGTGGTGGCGATTTCCACCGCAACGCGCTGGCTGGCTGCGGCCTCGGCGGCAGTGAGGATCTCGACCTTGCCTGCCGCGCCGGTGGCCAGCGTCTTGCCGTTCACGCGCACGGCCATCGGCAGCAGGTTGGCACCGGAGGTCAGCGCCGCATCATTGGTCAGGTAGCCTTCGATGGCCGCATTGCTGCGCATGTCGATCTGCTGGCTGATCGGGCGCAGATCCTGGCGGGCGATGTCCCAGCCCATGGTCTGGGTGATCGCATCCCACCCGCCGACCGGGGTGATCTGCAGGCCATCGGCCGCCGGGATGATGGCCTCCACGGAAACCGTGACCGGGAAATCGGCGGCGAAGCTGGCGGCCGGAGCAATGACCAGGGCGGCGGCGGTGGAGAGCAGGACCTTCTTCAGGTTCATGGGTAATTC
Proteins encoded in this region:
- a CDS encoding CS1 type fimbrial major subunit — its product is MNLKKVLLSTAAALVIAPAASFAADFPVTVSVEAIIPAADGLQITPVGGWDAITQTMGWDIARQDLRPISQQIDMRSNAAIEGYLTNDAALTSGANLLPMAVRVNGKTLATGAAGKVEILTAAEAAASQRVAVEIATTKPGTGYVEGNYAGQVYMMFESTP